The region AAGCCCCGCCAAAGTGACGGGGTTGAGGTACGAGCGTGGCAGCTCGAAAAGGGAGCCTGTCTCCCTCGGCAGAGGGAGACAGGAAACAGCATTACAGCAGCATGGTGCGGATGTCGGTCAGCAGGTCACCCAGGCGCTTGGTGAAGCGCGCGGCAGCTGCACCGTTGATCACGCGGTGATCGTAGGACAGCGACAGCGGCAGCATCAGCTTGGGCTGGAAGGCCTTGCCGTCCCAGACGGGCTGGATGGTTGCCTTGGAAACACCCAGGATCGCCACTTCCGGCGCGTTGACGATCGGCGTGAAGCCGGTGCCGCCAATGTGGCCGAGGCTGGAGATGGTGAAGCAGGCGCCTTGCATGTCGTCAGCCGACAGTTTCTTGGTCCGGGCTTTTTCAGCCAGGGCCGCCGCTTCGCCAGCCAGTTGCAGCAGGCTCTTCTGGTCGACGTTCTTGATCACCGGCACCAGCAGACCATCCGGGGTGTCTACGGCGAAACCGACGTTGACGTATTTCTTGCGGATGATCGCTTTGCCGCTAGGCGCCAGCGAGCTGTTGAAGTCTGGCAGTTCCTTGAGCAGGTGGGCACAGGCCTTGAGCAGCAGTGGCAGTACGGTCAGCTTGACGCCAGCCTTCTCTGCAACGGCTTTCTGCGCAACGCGGAAGGCTTCCAGCTCGGTGATGTCGGCGCTGTCGAACTGGGTAACGTGAGGCACGTTCAGCCAGCTGCGATGCAGGTTGGTAGCACCCATCTGCATCAGGCGCGTCATCGGTACTTCTTCGATTTCGCCGAAACGGCTGAAATCGACTTCCGGGATTGGCGGGATGCCTGCACCACCGGTTGCACCGGCGGCTGGAGCTTCCTTGGCCTTCTGCATCATGGATTTGACGTAAACCTGTACGTCTTCCTTGAGGATGCGACCGTGTGGGCCAGTTGCCGATACAGCGCTCAGCTCGACACCGAACTCACGGGCCAACTGACGCACGGCGGGGCCGGCGTGAACCTTGGCACCGCTGGCAGCGGCAGGGGCAGCAGCCGGAGCTGCAGCAGGTGCAGGCGCAGAGGCGGCAGGAGCGGCAGCCGGTGCAGCTTCGGCCTTGGCAGGCGCCGGAGCAGCAGCAGGTGCCGGGGCGGCAGCCGGAGCAGCGCCAGCGACTTTCAATTTGAGGATCAGGTCGCCGGTACCGACTTCGTCGTCCAGCTTGGCAATCACGGCTTCGACCACGCCAGCGGCTGGAGACGGGATCTCCATCGAGGCTTTGTCCGATTCCAGGGTGATCAGCGACTGGTCGGCTTCGACGGTGTCGCCGACCTTGACCAGTACTTCGATGATCTTGGCTTTGCCCGAAGAACCGATATCCGGAACGTGGATGTCCTGGACAGCGGCAGCAGCGGGCGCCGCTGCCGGGGCGGCTGGGGCCTCGGCAACCGGTGCAGCAGGTGCAGGTGCAGCGGCAGCAGCAGCTGGAGCTGCGGCCGGAGCCTCAGGCGCAGCAGCTGCGCCCTCGACTTCCAGTTCCATCAGTTCGTCGCCTTCTTTCAGACGATCGCCCAGCTTGACCTTCAGCGACTTGATGACGCCGGCCTTGGGAGCCGGGATCTCCATGGAGGCCTTGTCGGACTCCAGGGTCAGCAGGCTTTGGTCAGCCTCGATGCGGTCGCCGACTTTGACGAACAGCTCAATGATTTCACCTTCACCGCTGCCGATGTCAGGTACGCGAATGAGTTCGCTCACTTAAAATACTCCTCAGCAGTCCAGTGGGTTGCGTTTGTCCGGGTCGATGCCGAACTTGGTGATCGCTTCAGCCACGACCTTCGGTTCGATGTCGCCACGGTCAGCCAAGGCTTCCAGTGCAGCCAGCACGACGAAGTGACGGTCAACTTCGAAGAAGTGACGCAGCTTCTTGCGGCTGTCGCTGCGACCGAAACCATCGGTACCCAGGACTTTGAATTCTTTGCTCGGTACCCACTGACGAATCTGCTCGGCGAACAGCTTCATGTAGTCGGTGGAAGCGATGACCGGACCCTTACGGCCAGCCAGGCACTCTTCGACGTAGGTGATCTGCGGCTTCTGACCCGGCTTGAGTCGGTTGCTGCGCTCTACGGCCAGGCCGTCGCGACGCAGTTCGTTGAAGCTGGTGACGCTCCAGACGTCGGCACCGACGTTGAACTCTTCACGCAGGATCTTCGCTGCTTCACGCACTTCACGCAGGATGGTGCCGGAGCCCATCAGCTGTACGTGGTGTGCCGCTTCGCGGGTGTCTTCTTCGAGCAGGTACATACCCTTGATGATGCCTTCCTCGGCGCCGGCCGGAATGGCTGGCTGGGTGTAGGCTTCGTTCATCACGGTGATGTAGTAGAAGACGTCCTGTTGCTCTTCGGTCATCTTCTTCATGCCGTCCTGAATGATCACCGC is a window of Pseudomonas sp. DG56-2 DNA encoding:
- the aceF gene encoding dihydrolipoyllysine-residue acetyltransferase; the protein is MSELIRVPDIGSGEGEIIELFVKVGDRIEADQSLLTLESDKASMEIPAPKAGVIKSLKVKLGDRLKEGDELMELEVEGAAAAPEAPAAAPAAAAAAPAPAAPVAEAPAAPAAAPAAAAVQDIHVPDIGSSGKAKIIEVLVKVGDTVEADQSLITLESDKASMEIPSPAAGVVEAVIAKLDDEVGTGDLILKLKVAGAAPAAAPAPAAAPAPAKAEAAPAAAPAASAPAPAAAPAAAPAAASGAKVHAGPAVRQLAREFGVELSAVSATGPHGRILKEDVQVYVKSMMQKAKEAPAAGATGGAGIPPIPEVDFSRFGEIEEVPMTRLMQMGATNLHRSWLNVPHVTQFDSADITELEAFRVAQKAVAEKAGVKLTVLPLLLKACAHLLKELPDFNSSLAPSGKAIIRKKYVNVGFAVDTPDGLLVPVIKNVDQKSLLQLAGEAAALAEKARTKKLSADDMQGACFTISSLGHIGGTGFTPIVNAPEVAILGVSKATIQPVWDGKAFQPKLMLPLSLSYDHRVINGAAAARFTKRLGDLLTDIRTMLL